One window of Chamaesiphon minutus PCC 6605 genomic DNA carries:
- the pstS gene encoding phosphate ABC transporter substrate-binding protein PstS encodes MKIDLNQLIGETSKQERRANYITKATDRSRYMLIPIALTIGMSMSACTPTSPDVATPPTGGTSTPAPAAGGGSSSALSGAGASFPAPLYQRWFNDYNKANPGTQISYQSVGSGAGVEQFLAGTVDFGATDAPLKAEERAKFKTKYGAEPIQIPMTGGSVVFAYNIEGVKDLKLSRAAYCGIAAGKITKWNDPAIAKTNAGAKLPDQAIQFVHRSDGSGTTFQFTTHLKAACPGVWTAGANKSVSWPAGTGAKGNEGVAAQVKQTPNSIGYVEYSYGKETALTMAAIENKSGQIIVPSPEAGAEAFVGQTVPADLALTVPDSANPKAYPISGLTWLLLYPQPKDAAKQTALKSTIEWALTTGKAAAIELGYIPLEADLVTKVKAELNKAK; translated from the coding sequence ATGAAGATCGATCTCAACCAACTCATTGGTGAAACCTCTAAACAAGAGCGTCGTGCCAATTATATTACCAAAGCTACTGATAGGTCGCGTTACATGCTCATTCCGATCGCGCTGACGATTGGAATGAGCATGTCGGCTTGTACCCCCACTAGTCCCGATGTAGCGACCCCACCCACAGGCGGAACATCAACGCCAGCACCTGCGGCTGGTGGTGGGAGTAGTTCTGCGCTCAGTGGTGCTGGAGCATCATTCCCAGCTCCTTTATACCAACGCTGGTTTAATGACTACAATAAAGCCAATCCTGGCACTCAAATCAGTTATCAATCCGTCGGTAGTGGTGCTGGTGTCGAACAATTTTTGGCAGGTACAGTAGATTTTGGGGCGACGGACGCACCACTGAAGGCAGAAGAACGCGCTAAGTTTAAGACCAAATATGGTGCCGAACCAATTCAGATCCCGATGACTGGCGGTAGTGTGGTATTTGCTTACAACATAGAAGGGGTGAAGGATTTAAAACTGTCTCGCGCTGCATATTGTGGGATTGCTGCTGGTAAAATTACCAAATGGAACGATCCGGCGATCGCCAAAACCAATGCGGGTGCAAAACTACCAGACCAAGCCATTCAATTCGTCCATCGTTCCGATGGTAGCGGTACGACTTTTCAGTTTACGACTCACCTCAAAGCGGCTTGTCCTGGCGTCTGGACGGCAGGTGCTAACAAGTCCGTATCTTGGCCTGCTGGTACTGGTGCCAAGGGCAATGAAGGTGTCGCCGCTCAGGTCAAACAAACGCCTAATTCGATCGGTTATGTAGAGTATTCGTATGGGAAAGAAACCGCGCTGACAATGGCCGCGATCGAAAATAAATCAGGCCAAATCATCGTACCATCGCCCGAAGCTGGTGCTGAAGCATTTGTCGGTCAAACAGTGCCAGCAGATCTGGCTTTGACAGTACCAGATTCTGCCAATCCTAAAGCTTACCCGATTTCCGGTCTGACTTGGTTGCTACTCTATCCACAACCCAAAGATGCTGCCAAACAAACAGCATTGAAAAGCACGATCGAATGGGCGTTAACTACAGGCAAAGCCGCAGCTATAGAGCTAGGCTATATTCCATTAGAAGCCGATCTAGTTACGAAGGTCAAGGCAGAACTCAATAAGGCGAAATAA
- the tpiA gene encoding triose-phosphate isomerase, translated as MRKVIIAGNWKMYKTQGEAAEFLMEFIPEIDNVPEDREVVLCVPFTDLTIVNKSLHGNRIRLGAQNVHWEDCGAYTGEISASMLTEMGVRYVIVGHSERRQYFGETDETVNLRLKAAQNGGLIPILCVGETKQQRDAGAVEQTIFAQLDRGLEGVDLRRLVIAYEPIWAIGTGETCEAIEANRVIGIIRDRLSDPQVTIQYGGSVKPSNIDEIMAQPQIDGVLVGGASLAAGDFAGIVNYK; from the coding sequence GTGCGTAAAGTAATTATTGCTGGTAATTGGAAAATGTATAAAACTCAGGGTGAAGCCGCTGAGTTTTTGATGGAATTTATTCCTGAAATTGACAATGTGCCGGAAGACCGCGAAGTAGTTTTGTGCGTGCCATTTACAGATTTAACAATAGTTAATAAGAGCCTGCACGGCAACCGAATCCGGCTAGGTGCCCAAAATGTTCATTGGGAAGATTGTGGAGCTTATACGGGCGAAATTTCGGCCAGTATGTTGACAGAAATGGGTGTTAGATACGTCATTGTCGGACATAGCGAACGCCGTCAGTATTTTGGAGAAACTGATGAAACAGTAAATCTCCGCCTCAAAGCCGCTCAAAATGGTGGTTTGATTCCAATTTTGTGCGTGGGTGAGACTAAGCAACAGCGGGATGCTGGCGCAGTCGAACAAACAATCTTCGCGCAGCTAGATCGGGGTCTGGAAGGGGTGGATCTCCGTCGCTTGGTCATTGCCTACGAGCCAATTTGGGCGATCGGCACTGGCGAAACCTGTGAAGCGATCGAAGCCAATCGTGTCATTGGCATTATTCGCGATCGTCTCAGCGATCCCCAGGTCACCATTCAATACGGAGGATCGGTCAAGCCGAGTAACATTGACGAAATCATGGCGCAACCCCAAATCGATGGCGTGCTAGTTGGCGGTGCGAGTCTTGCTGCTGGTGATTTTGCGGGGATTGTTAATTATAAATAG
- the lpxD gene encoding UDP-3-O-(3-hydroxymyristoyl)glucosamine N-acyltransferase, translating into MQFSELIIKLGSAVTASSFDRDRQLDPILTGLAPIEAATAGTISYIEGDKFAKFVGSTAASALVLPMNETIQAQASDRGIAWIATKEPRLLFAQVIKVFYQPFKLPVGVHPSAIVEMGVELGENVSIGAHTVIQAGVKIGNDVTIHPNVVVYPDVQIGDRTILHANCTIHERVRLGNDCVIHSGAAIGAEGFGFVPTATGWFKMEQAGYTVLEDGVEIGCNSTVDRPAMGETRIGRDTKLDNLVHVGHGCQIGSNCAIAAQVGLAGGVKVGNGVLLAGQVGVANQVTIGDRAIASSKTGIHSNVDPGEIVSGYPAVSHKLWLKTAAIVNRLPEMYQFFKQSQRN; encoded by the coding sequence ATGCAATTTAGCGAACTGATAATTAAACTAGGGTCTGCGGTGACGGCAAGTAGTTTCGATCGCGATCGCCAGCTCGATCCCATTTTAACTGGCTTGGCACCGATCGAGGCAGCCACAGCGGGGACGATTAGCTATATCGAAGGCGATAAGTTTGCCAAATTTGTCGGGAGTACGGCGGCGAGTGCTTTGGTGTTGCCGATGAATGAGACGATTCAAGCACAGGCTAGCGACAGAGGAATTGCTTGGATTGCCACCAAAGAGCCACGATTGTTATTTGCCCAAGTTATCAAAGTATTTTATCAACCGTTTAAATTGCCTGTGGGCGTGCATCCTAGCGCGATCGTCGAGATGGGCGTTGAGTTAGGCGAGAATGTGTCGATCGGTGCCCATACAGTCATTCAAGCTGGGGTAAAAATTGGGAATGATGTAACGATTCACCCTAATGTGGTCGTCTATCCTGACGTCCAGATCGGCGATCGCACGATCTTACATGCCAACTGTACCATTCACGAACGGGTCAGACTTGGTAACGATTGCGTCATCCACAGTGGGGCGGCAATCGGCGCAGAGGGCTTTGGATTCGTGCCAACCGCCACAGGCTGGTTCAAGATGGAACAGGCAGGTTATACGGTCTTAGAGGACGGTGTGGAGATCGGTTGCAATAGTACTGTCGATCGACCAGCCATGGGCGAAACGCGAATTGGTCGAGATACAAAGCTAGATAATTTAGTGCATGTCGGACATGGTTGTCAGATCGGCTCTAATTGCGCGATAGCGGCTCAGGTGGGTTTGGCTGGCGGCGTCAAGGTGGGCAATGGTGTGTTACTAGCTGGACAGGTTGGCGTTGCCAATCAGGTAACCATAGGCGATCGAGCGATCGCTTCATCGAAGACGGGGATTCACAGTAATGTCGATCCGGGTGAAATTGTTTCGGGGTATCCCGCTGTTTCCCACAAACTCTGGCTCAAAACTGCGGCGATCGTCAATCGTCTTCCCGAAATGTATCAATTTTTCAAACAAAGCCAGCGTAATTAA
- a CDS encoding mechanosensitive ion channel, giving the protein MNETWQLISAGTETSQLIAKHWLLAQTTIPVATPNISTTGIENLARQTGGTIGAYLPSLLGAIVTLFIGWIVAFIVSSVVRNLLKRTDLDNRLGRMATGSSNMNTEKLVGDIVFWLIFLFAVLAFLNALNLTVVAQPLNNVLNQILAFIPKLASAAALAAVAWLVATAVKAIVVRTAGTIVPAMSQRMAVGDNQVLPSETLGNALYWFVFLFFLPLILDVLDLRGPLAPVQNLLNDILSALPNIFKAGLIALVGWFVARIVRELVTNLLAAAGTERLAAKIGLNRAAPGQSLSGLLGTIVYVMILIPTAVAALDALQIPAISGPATSMLQRVLDTIPQILTAAVILAIAFVVSQFVGDLVANLLNGLGFNNIFRALGLHTLHQSTLSDTPVTPVTGRELVPPSTKQTPSEIAGLVARVGVMLIATVAATEVLGIPSLNDLVQGLLLIAGQVLAGVLVFAIGLFLANLAQRVVSSSGTHQAQILGQVARLAIIAFVGAMALQQMGIAASIVNLAFGLMLGAIAVAVAISFGLGGRDVASEQLRDWLAGFRDKR; this is encoded by the coding sequence ATGAACGAAACTTGGCAACTCATTAGTGCGGGAACCGAAACTAGTCAACTTATTGCTAAACATTGGCTGCTCGCGCAGACCACTATACCAGTCGCTACCCCAAATATTTCGACAACAGGGATTGAAAATCTGGCCAGACAAACTGGTGGCACGATCGGAGCCTATTTACCAAGCCTATTGGGCGCGATCGTGACATTATTTATCGGCTGGATCGTGGCTTTTATTGTCTCATCAGTCGTTCGCAACCTGCTCAAACGCACCGACCTAGATAACCGATTGGGTCGGATGGCAACTGGTAGCTCGAATATGAATACCGAAAAATTAGTCGGAGACATTGTGTTCTGGCTAATTTTTCTATTTGCGGTACTAGCATTTCTCAATGCACTCAATCTAACTGTTGTAGCGCAACCGCTCAACAATGTCTTAAACCAGATTCTGGCATTTATCCCCAAATTAGCATCAGCGGCAGCTTTAGCTGCGGTGGCTTGGTTGGTAGCCACCGCCGTAAAAGCGATCGTCGTGCGGACTGCTGGCACGATCGTGCCAGCGATGTCACAGCGCATGGCTGTCGGCGACAATCAAGTCTTGCCTAGCGAAACCCTCGGCAATGCCTTGTACTGGTTCGTATTTTTATTCTTTCTACCACTGATCCTCGACGTCCTCGATCTCAGAGGCCCCTTAGCACCCGTCCAGAATCTCTTAAACGATATACTCAGCGCACTGCCAAACATCTTTAAAGCAGGTCTGATCGCTCTGGTGGGTTGGTTTGTCGCTCGGATCGTCCGCGAATTGGTGACCAATTTACTCGCTGCGGCTGGAACTGAGAGACTAGCGGCGAAGATCGGCTTAAATAGAGCCGCTCCCGGTCAATCACTATCGGGATTGTTAGGCACGATCGTCTATGTGATGATTTTAATCCCGACAGCAGTTGCCGCATTAGATGCACTGCAAATCCCGGCGATTTCTGGCCCTGCAACATCCATGCTCCAACGAGTATTGGATACCATCCCCCAAATCTTAACCGCAGCGGTAATTTTAGCGATCGCGTTTGTAGTCAGTCAGTTTGTAGGCGATTTGGTTGCCAATCTGCTTAATGGTTTGGGCTTTAATAATATCTTCCGTGCCTTGGGACTGCATACCCTGCATCAATCTACCCTCAGCGATACTCCCGTTACGCCTGTAACCGGACGCGAACTCGTGCCGCCTTCCACCAAGCAGACACCATCAGAGATTGCGGGTTTAGTCGCTCGCGTGGGGGTGATGCTAATTGCGACAGTTGCAGCGACTGAAGTATTAGGAATTCCATCGCTCAACGATTTAGTTCAGGGATTGTTGCTCATTGCCGGACAAGTCTTAGCCGGAGTACTCGTATTTGCGATCGGTTTATTCCTGGCCAATCTCGCTCAAAGAGTCGTCAGCAGTTCTGGTACTCATCAAGCACAAATTCTCGGACAAGTAGCACGGTTAGCAATTATCGCCTTTGTCGGGGCGATGGCCTTACAGCAAATGGGCATTGCAGCTAGTATCGTCAATTTGGCCTTCGGTCTAATGTTAGGTGCGATCGCAGTTGCCGTGGCAATCTCTTTCGGTTTGGGCGGTCGCGATGTCGCTTCCGAACAACTCCGCGACTGGTTGGCTGGTTTCCGCGACAAGCGTTAA
- a CDS encoding aldehyde dehydrogenase: protein MPQQFLTTAIPLLVQQQREFFRTEQTKAISFRLEQLAKLKQAIIDRQEAILQAAKADLGRPAFEAYFEIATISEINLALKNLKTWAKPQRVKSPIDQFPASAWIQPDPLGVVLIIGPWNYPFQLMMSPLVGAIAAGNCALLKPSEHAPHTSRVVAELIADTFDSSYIAVAEGDASVSQQLLAEKFDHIFFTGGTAIGRIVMAAAAQHLTPVTLELGGKSPCIVDSDVHLDRAAKRIAWGKLINAGQTCIAPDYLLVQSQIKNDLVDRIKHYIQEFYGENPAKSPDYGRIIHRRHFDRLIAFLDKGEIILGGDYNPDDRYLAPTLIDAVAWDDPVMQEEIFGPILPILTYDTLEEAIDRVNARPKPLALYFFSHDRQKQERILQATSSGGVCINDTVMQVGVNTLPFGGVGESGIGSYHGKASFNTFSHFKSILRREFWLDLGWRYAPYTAQKLKQLKGIVTG from the coding sequence ATGCCCCAACAGTTCCTTACCACCGCCATTCCCCTCCTAGTCCAACAACAACGGGAGTTTTTTCGCACCGAACAGACTAAAGCGATCTCCTTTCGTCTAGAACAGCTTGCCAAGCTCAAACAGGCCATCATCGATCGTCAAGAGGCAATTTTGCAGGCAGCCAAAGCCGATCTCGGTCGTCCAGCTTTTGAAGCTTACTTTGAGATTGCGACCATCAGTGAAATTAACCTCGCCCTCAAAAATCTCAAAACATGGGCCAAGCCGCAACGGGTCAAAAGCCCCATCGACCAATTTCCCGCTTCGGCTTGGATTCAGCCCGATCCGCTCGGCGTGGTGCTGATTATTGGCCCGTGGAACTATCCTTTTCAGTTGATGATGTCGCCCTTGGTAGGCGCGATCGCGGCAGGAAACTGTGCTCTGCTCAAACCTTCCGAACACGCTCCCCATACATCGCGGGTGGTGGCCGAACTGATTGCTGACACCTTCGATTCTAGCTATATTGCCGTTGCCGAAGGAGATGCCAGCGTTAGCCAACAACTCCTCGCCGAAAAATTCGACCATATTTTCTTTACGGGAGGAACCGCGATCGGTCGGATCGTGATGGCGGCAGCGGCACAACACCTCACTCCTGTTACCCTAGAATTGGGCGGGAAAAGTCCCTGTATCGTCGATAGCGATGTTCATCTCGATCGTGCAGCCAAACGCATTGCCTGGGGCAAACTCATCAATGCCGGACAAACCTGCATTGCGCCAGATTACCTCCTGGTTCAGAGTCAGATTAAGAACGATTTGGTCGATCGCATCAAACACTATATTCAAGAATTCTACGGCGAAAATCCAGCCAAAAGTCCCGACTATGGCCGCATTATCCATCGCCGACACTTCGATCGCCTGATTGCCTTTTTAGATAAAGGGGAAATTATCCTCGGCGGCGATTACAATCCAGACGATCGTTATCTGGCACCAACTCTAATCGATGCGGTCGCTTGGGACGATCCAGTGATGCAAGAAGAGATATTTGGCCCCATTTTGCCAATTCTGACCTATGACACGCTAGAAGAGGCGATCGATCGAGTCAATGCCCGCCCAAAACCGCTGGCCCTGTACTTTTTTAGTCACGATCGTCAAAAGCAAGAGCGGATTTTGCAGGCGACTTCCTCTGGCGGTGTCTGTATCAACGATACCGTCATGCAGGTTGGCGTCAATACCTTGCCCTTCGGTGGTGTCGGCGAAAGCGGCATCGGCTCCTACCATGGCAAAGCAAGTTTTAACACCTTCTCTCACTTTAAAAGTATTCTCAGACGTGAATTTTGGCTAGATTTAGGCTGGCGTTATGCCCCCTATACGGCTCAAAAGCTCAAACAACTCAAGGGCATTGTGACTGGTTAA
- a CDS encoding NAD-dependent epimerase/dehydratase family protein, producing the protein MRILVTGASGCVGHYISETLIQNTDYELFLCVRNPAKLQVDTNARPGIHVITADMMEIEKQAELLKTIEVAVLTAAGWGGQEAFDINYTKTHALFDLLDPQVCQQVIYFSTQSVLDRQNKLLPEAGKIGTDYIVSKYQCLDKLTRERNASNSAKSIASKITTVFPTLVFGGDATKPYSYLSADLPTISKYAGLLQWFSADGSFHFIHGKDIAEVVRHLITHPEIADKFDRRIVLGNQLVQADAGIKEICAYFGKKSLFQIPLSIGLTNFFIKLFKIQMAEWDRFCLNYRHFSATNPVSPATFGLPTYAPTITDIFRTRGLTSTAK; encoded by the coding sequence ATGCGTATTCTTGTAACTGGTGCCAGCGGTTGTGTCGGTCATTATATTAGCGAAACCCTGATCCAAAATACCGATTACGAACTATTTCTCTGCGTCCGCAACCCTGCCAAATTGCAAGTAGATACGAACGCACGTCCTGGTATCCATGTCATTACTGCCGACATGATGGAAATTGAAAAACAAGCTGAGTTACTGAAAACGATCGAGGTTGCCGTTTTGACAGCAGCAGGTTGGGGCGGACAGGAAGCATTTGATATTAATTATACAAAAACTCATGCTTTATTCGATTTGCTCGACCCGCAAGTGTGTCAGCAAGTTATCTATTTCTCGACTCAAAGCGTGCTCGATCGCCAGAATAAATTACTGCCAGAAGCAGGTAAGATCGGGACAGATTATATTGTGTCCAAATACCAGTGCTTGGACAAATTAACTCGCGAGCGCAATGCTTCTAATAGTGCCAAAAGTATTGCCTCAAAAATTACTACAGTTTTTCCTACTCTCGTATTTGGTGGCGATGCAACCAAGCCCTACTCTTATCTCTCTGCCGACTTACCAACTATTTCTAAATACGCTGGACTATTGCAATGGTTCAGTGCCGACGGTAGCTTCCATTTCATTCATGGCAAAGATATCGCCGAAGTCGTCAGACATCTCATCACCCATCCCGAAATTGCTGATAAATTCGATCGCCGCATCGTTTTGGGCAATCAACTAGTCCAGGCAGATGCTGGTATCAAAGAGATTTGTGCCTACTTTGGCAAAAAAAGTCTTTTCCAGATTCCCCTCTCGATCGGGCTGACCAATTTCTTTATTAAGCTATTTAAGATTCAAATGGCTGAATGGGATCGCTTTTGTCTGAATTATCGCCACTTTAGCGCGACTAATCCGGTCAGTCCCGCTACCTTTGGCTTGCCCACCTACGCACCTACAATTACCGATATTTTCCGCACGCGCGGTCTGACGAGCACCGCTAAGTAG
- a CDS encoding ATP synthase subunit I produces the protein MKSTDETPQLTELLVNEATTLDESSVTQSSENSMGEYQQLKQELYLITLAITAVAFAAVVYFYGLRVAGNYLLGAVTGVVYLRLLARDVDRLGTETMKLSLNRQALVVVLMLVAAKWNQLQILPVFLGFLTYKAALLVYLVRILSIAD, from the coding sequence GTGAAATCTACTGACGAAACACCTCAACTGACAGAATTATTAGTTAATGAGGCAACTACACTTGATGAATCTAGTGTAACTCAATCGTCAGAGAACTCGATGGGTGAGTATCAACAGCTCAAACAAGAGTTGTATCTGATTACTCTAGCAATTACTGCTGTGGCATTTGCTGCTGTGGTTTATTTCTATGGTTTGAGGGTCGCTGGCAATTACCTATTGGGTGCAGTTACTGGAGTAGTGTACTTGAGACTGCTAGCCAGAGATGTAGACCGCCTGGGTACTGAAACTATGAAGCTCAGCCTCAATCGTCAAGCACTAGTGGTAGTCTTGATGCTTGTTGCCGCCAAATGGAACCAGTTGCAAATTCTGCCAGTCTTTTTGGGTTTTCTGACCTACAAAGCCGCGTTGCTGGTATACCTAGTGCGGATACTCTCGATCGCTGACTAA
- the atpB gene encoding F0F1 ATP synthase subunit A yields MHMLDGLNIINFLPLAALDVGHHLYWRLGNLQIHGQVFLTSWFVIGLLLIAAIAATRNVQRIPRGIQNLMEYALEYIRNLAKDQIGEKEYRPWVPFIGTLFLFIFLSNWSGALLPWKLIHLPSGELAAPTNDINTTVALALLTSLAYFYAGFRKRGLGYLAKYIEPTPILLPINILEDFTKPLSLSFRLFGNILADELVVGVLVLLVPFIIPIPVMLLGLFTSAIQALVFATLAAVYIGEAIEGHGEHEEEH; encoded by the coding sequence ATGCACATGTTAGATGGTTTAAACATCATAAATTTCCTGCCCTTGGCGGCATTGGATGTCGGTCATCACTTGTATTGGCGACTAGGGAACCTCCAAATCCACGGTCAAGTGTTTCTGACATCTTGGTTTGTGATTGGCTTGCTGCTAATTGCGGCAATTGCTGCGACTCGCAATGTTCAGCGCATTCCCCGTGGGATTCAAAACCTGATGGAGTATGCCTTGGAGTATATCCGCAACTTAGCCAAAGACCAAATTGGTGAGAAGGAATATCGGCCTTGGGTGCCATTTATCGGTACCTTGTTTTTATTCATCTTCTTATCCAATTGGTCGGGTGCTTTGCTGCCGTGGAAGCTAATCCACTTGCCATCCGGCGAACTAGCTGCGCCAACCAACGACATCAACACTACGGTGGCATTGGCATTGCTGACGTCCCTAGCTTATTTTTATGCAGGTTTCCGCAAACGTGGTTTGGGATATCTGGCTAAATATATCGAGCCGACACCAATCCTGCTGCCAATCAACATCCTTGAGGACTTCACTAAACCGTTATCACTAAGCTTCCGTTTATTCGGAAACATCCTTGCTGATGAATTAGTGGTAGGCGTACTAGTTCTACTAGTTCCGTTTATTATCCCGATTCCAGTTATGCTATTAGGGTTGTTTACCAGTGCGATTCAAGCATTGGTATTTGCAACACTAGCTGCTGTGTACATCGGTGAAGCGATCGAAGGTCATGGCGAACATGAAGAAGAACACTAA
- the atpE gene encoding ATP synthase F0 subunit C has protein sequence MNPTVAAASVIAAALAVGLASIGPGIGQGNAAGQAVEGIARQPEAEGKIRGTLILSLAFMESLTIYGLVVALILLFANPFS, from the coding sequence ATGAATCCTACTGTTGCTGCTGCTTCTGTTATCGCTGCTGCTCTTGCTGTCGGTCTAGCTTCGATCGGTCCTGGTATCGGTCAAGGCAACGCTGCTGGACAAGCTGTTGAAGGGATTGCACGTCAACCCGAAGCGGAAGGCAAAATTCGCGGTACGCTTATTCTTTCCTTGGCGTTCATGGAATCCTTGACAATCTACGGTCTGGTTGTCGCGCTGATTCTCTTGTTTGCTAACCCTTTCTCCTAG
- a CDS encoding F0F1 ATP synthase subunit B' — MIPQWTLLLVPAAVEEVAEKGKLFDFDATLPLMAIQIVILVAVLNALFYKPLGKVLDDRDQYIRGGLGDAKAKLAEAETIAKKYEAELADTRREAQAVIATAKAEAQKIAASQLAETQQAAQVQREQAQVEIDKQKQSAFTALEPQVEALSRQILTKLLGAELVK, encoded by the coding sequence ATGATCCCACAATGGACACTACTGCTGGTACCAGCCGCAGTAGAAGAAGTAGCCGAAAAGGGTAAACTGTTTGACTTTGATGCTACCTTGCCGCTGATGGCAATCCAAATTGTCATCTTGGTTGCAGTATTAAATGCCCTATTCTATAAGCCGCTGGGCAAAGTATTAGACGATCGCGACCAATACATTCGCGGTGGTTTAGGCGATGCCAAAGCCAAACTCGCCGAAGCTGAAACGATCGCTAAAAAGTACGAAGCAGAACTAGCCGATACCAGGCGTGAAGCTCAAGCAGTCATCGCTACAGCTAAAGCTGAAGCTCAAAAAATCGCTGCTAGTCAACTTGCTGAAACTCAACAAGCGGCGCAAGTTCAACGCGAACAAGCCCAAGTTGAGATCGATAAGCAAAAGCAGTCTGCTTTTACTGCTTTAGAGCCTCAAGTAGAAGCCCTCAGCCGTCAAATTCTGACTAAGTTGTTGGGAGCTGAGTTAGTTAAATAA
- a CDS encoding F0F1 ATP synthase subunit B, with the protein MMGNFLFLATSEGGGFRLNTDFIEANLVNLVLVLIFVFVFGRKLLTEILTERRLAIETAIQDTEARQKQAISALEVAKKNLAQAQTEAENIRKTATISAENAKAEIAAKAAADIERMKELAAADTNTEQDKAIAELRARVTKLAMERAESQLKNLLNDSAQAQLVDRSIALVGDK; encoded by the coding sequence ATGATGGGAAATTTCTTATTCCTCGCCACCAGCGAAGGTGGCGGTTTCAGATTAAATACAGATTTTATCGAAGCCAATTTAGTTAACCTCGTTTTGGTCTTGATTTTTGTATTTGTCTTCGGGCGCAAACTCTTGACAGAAATTCTCACCGAACGCCGTCTGGCGATCGAAACTGCCATTCAAGATACGGAAGCTCGGCAAAAACAAGCCATCTCCGCCCTAGAAGTAGCCAAGAAAAATCTGGCTCAGGCACAAACAGAAGCTGAGAATATCCGCAAAACGGCAACTATCAGTGCCGAAAACGCCAAAGCGGAAATCGCAGCCAAAGCTGCTGCCGATATTGAGCGAATGAAAGAACTCGCTGCTGCCGATACCAATACAGAGCAAGATAAAGCCATCGCCGAATTGCGTGCGCGGGTGACTAAACTTGCTATGGAGCGGGCAGAATCTCAACTCAAAAACCTCTTGAACGACTCCGCACAAGCGCAGTTGGTCGATCGTAGTATCGCTCTGGTAGGAGATAAGTAA
- the atpH gene encoding ATP synthase F1 subunit delta, which produces MKGSAMGSIVLTPYADALMSLAQSQNLVDEFGDNCAALLELLDESPELTQILANPIVKIADKKEILGKIVGGKVHPFMSNFLSILVDRRRIGYLAGICQRYQAMMRDLRGIVLAEVTSAIALTDAQTQSIRDRVQGMTGSSSVEIATKIDPEIIGGVIIKVGSQVIDSSLRAEIRRLGLSIA; this is translated from the coding sequence ATGAAAGGTAGTGCCATGGGTAGTATCGTACTCACCCCTTACGCAGATGCGCTGATGTCCCTCGCTCAGTCTCAAAACCTGGTCGATGAATTTGGTGACAATTGTGCCGCTTTGTTAGAGCTGCTCGATGAATCTCCAGAACTGACTCAGATCTTAGCCAATCCGATCGTCAAGATTGCCGATAAAAAAGAAATTTTAGGTAAAATTGTCGGCGGCAAAGTTCACCCATTCATGTCCAATTTCTTATCGATCTTAGTCGATCGCCGAAGAATTGGCTACTTGGCCGGAATTTGCCAGCGGTATCAAGCCATGATGCGCGACCTCAGAGGAATTGTCTTGGCTGAAGTCACCAGTGCAATCGCGCTAACTGACGCCCAAACGCAATCTATCCGCGATCGCGTCCAAGGCATGACTGGCTCTAGTAGTGTCGAAATCGCCACCAAAATCGATCCAGAGATTATCGGTGGAGTCATTATTAAAGTCGGTTCTCAAGTCATCGACTCCAGCTTACGCGCTGAAATTCGCCGCTTGGGTCTGAGCATTGCATAG